Proteins encoded together in one Osmerus eperlanus chromosome 20, fOsmEpe2.1, whole genome shotgun sequence window:
- the spag1a gene encoding sperm-associated antigen 1A: MGNTQERPPGQGDGLGTKAEQTIPGNRTRSRAGSTEKPRAQRPPEKAATVANGNQKTAGQVGEKKSQDNKCRVAEDTSYLDAPAGALPPHLARLKNEGNHLFKNGQFGDAVEKYTQAISGCSDAEVDSPDDLSILHSNRAACHLKDGNSVDCISDCTRALELHPFSLKALLRRAMAYESLERYRKAYVDYKTVLQIDTGTQAAHDSVHRITKMLIEQDGPNWRDQLPEIPLVPLSAQQHRQEKPHSAKLNEARAAQKEAKKQEACFTSFKQAGNDLVRKGHFQEALEKYNECLQIKPGECSILTNRAICYLRLDRCEEARQDCDSALQLEPTNKKAFYRRALAHKGLQDYLAATNDLQEVLQLDPHVQEAEQELEVVTGLFRQSLMDGATDKPRN; this comes from the exons ATGGGGAACACACAGGAGAGGCCTCCTGGCCAAGGAGATGGACTGGGGACTAAAGCCGAGCAGACCATCCCAGGGAACAGAACACGTAGTAGGGCAGGCAGCACGGAGAAGCCCAGAGCGCAGAGACCTCCAGAGAAGGCGGCCACCGTGGCCAATGGAAACCAGAAGACGGCGGGTCAAGTTGGGGAAAAGAAAAGTCAAGACAACAAATGTAGGGTAGCTGAGGACACCAGCTACCTGGATGCCCCTGCAGGTGCCCTGCCACCCCATTTGGCACGCCTGAAAAATGAAGGGAACCATCTTTTCAAAAATGGACAGTTTGGAGATGCAGTGGAAAAATACACCCAAGCCATTTCTGGATGTTCTGATGCAG AGGTGGACAGCCCAGATGACCTGTCTATCCTGCACTCCAACAGAGCTGCCTGCCACCTGAAAGATGGCAACAGCGTAGACTGTATCAGTGACTGTACCAG AGCTTTGGAGCTACATCCCTTCTCCCTGAAAGCCCTCCTGCGCAGGGCCATGGCCTATGAGTCACTGGAGCGCTACCGTAAGGCCTATGTGGATTACAAGACTGTGCTGCAGATTGACACAGGGACGCAGGCTGCCCATGACAGCGTTCACAG gatcACCAAGATGCTCATAGAGCAAGATGGTCCGAATTGGAGAGATCAGCTTCCAGAGATCCCCCTGGTCCCTCTGTCGGCCCAGCAGCACCGCCAAGAGAAGCCCCACAGTGCCAAGCTCAACGAGGCCCGTGCTGCACAGAAGGAAG CCAAAAAACAAGAGGCTTGTTTCACATCCTTCAAACAGGCGGGGAATGACCTAGTGAGGAAAGGCCACTTCCAGGAGGCCCTGGAAAAATACAACGAGTGCCTTCAGATCAAGCCCGGTGAATGTTCCATCTTGACAAATAG AGCCATCTGCTACCTGAGACTGGACCGCTGTGAAGAGGCTAGACAGGACTGTGACTCCGCCCTACAGCTGGAGCCAACCAATAAGAAGGCTTTCTACAGACGTGCACTGGCCCATAAGGGTTTACAG GACTATCTGGCTGCCACTAATGACCTACAGGAAGTGCTACAGTTAGATCCTCATGTCCAGGAAGCGGAACAGGAGCTTGAGGTTGTGACTGGCCTGTTTCGACAGAGTCTGATGGACGGTGCAACAGACAAACCCAGG
- the polr2k gene encoding DNA-directed RNA polymerases I, II, and III subunit RPABC4, translating into MDPPKDVQPPKQQPMIYICGECHTENEIKARDPIRCRECGYRIMYKKRTKRLVVFDAR; encoded by the exons ATGGATCCGCCTAAAGACGTGCAACCGCCAAAACAGCAACCCATGATATACATATGTGGAG AATGCCATACAGAGAATGAAATAAAGGCTCGTGATCCTATCCGATGCAGAGAGTGTGGATACAGAATCATGTACAAGAAGAGAACAAAGAGAT TGGTTGTGTTTGACGCACGGTGA
- the stk3 gene encoding serine/threonine-protein kinase 3 isoform X2: MEPTAPKSKLKKLSEDSLTKQPEEVFDVLEKLGEGSYGSVFKAIHKESGQVVAIKQVPVESDLQEIIKEISIMQQCDSPYVVKYYGSYFKNTDLWIVMEYCGAGSVSDIIRLRNKTLTEDEIATILKSTLKGLEYLHFMRKIHRDIKAGNILLNTEGHAKLADFGVAGQLTDTMAKRNTVIGTPFWMAPEVIQEIGYNCVADIWSLGITSIEMAEGKPPYADIHPMRAIFMIPTNPPPTFRKPELWTDEFTDFVKKCLVKNPEQRATATQLLQHPFITNAKPVTILRDLILEAMEVKAKKQQEQQRELEEEEENSEEETEVDSHTMVKSGSEGAGTMRATSTMSDGAQTMIEHGSTMLEADLGTMVINSDDEEEDEDEGSMRRHTTPQQPLRPSFMDYFDKQDSNKAQERENYNHNQPQEPYHIAKNVFPDNWKVPQDGDFDFLKNLDFEELQLRLSALDPMMEREIEELRQRYTAKRQPILDAMDAKKRRQQNF; encoded by the exons ATGGAGCCCACAGCCCCCAAAAG TAAGCTGAAAAAACTGAGTGAAGACAGTTTAACAAAACAGCCAGAAGAAGTTTTTGATGTTCTGGAAAAACTTGGAGAAGG CTCCTATGGCAGTGTGTTTAAAGCCATCCATAAGGAGTCAGGGCAAGTGGTGGCCATCAAGCAAGTGCCTGTGGAGTCTGACCTGCAGGAAATCATCAAGGAGATCTCCATCATGCAACAGTGTGACAG TCCCTATGTGGTGAAGTACTATGGCAGTTACTTTAAGAACACTGACCTGTGGATTGTCATGGAATACTGTGGAGCTGGCTCCGTCTCTGACATCATCAGGCTGCGCAATAAAACG CTGACTGAGGATGAGATAGCGACCATCCTCAAGTCCACCCTCAAGGGTTTGGAGTACCTCCACTTCATGAGGAAGATCCACAGAGACATCAAGGCTGGAAACATCCTCCTCAACACGGAGGGGCACGCCAAGCTGGCCGACTTTGGAGTGGCCGGGCAGCTAACG GACACCATGGCCAAGAGGAACACGGTGATCGGCACGCCCTTCTGGATGGCCCCCGAGGTGATCCAGGAGATCGGCTACAACTGCGTGGCAGACATCTGGTCCCTGGGGATCACCTCCATAGAGATGGCGGAGGGCAAGCCGCCCTACGCAGACATCCACCCCATGAGG GCTATCTTCATGATCCCCacaaacccccctcccaccttccgGAAGCCTGAGCTGTGGACAGACGAATTCACCGATTTTGTCAAGAAGTGTCTGGTGAAGAACCCTGAGCAGAGAGCCACTGCCACCCAGCTCTTACAA CACCCGTTCATCACCAACGCCAAGCCGGTGACCATCCTGAGGGACCTGATCTTGGAGGCCATGGAGGTGAAGGCCAAGAAacagcaggagcagcagagagagctggaggaggaggaggagaactcc GAGGAGGAAACGGAGGTGGACTCCCACACCATGGTGAAGTCGGGCTCCGAGGGGGCGGGCACCATGCGCGCCACCAGCACCATGAGCGACGGGGCCCAGACCATGATCGAGCACGGCAGCACCATGCTGGAGGCGGACCTGGGCACCATGGTCATCAACAGcgacgacgaggaggaggatgaagacgaAGGCTCCATGAGGA GACACACCACACCCCAGCAGCCGCTACGCCCGTCCTTCATGGACTACTTTGACAAGCAGGACTCAAACAAGGCCCAGGAGAGGGAGAACTACAACCACAATCAGCCCCAGGAGCCCTACCACATAGCCAAAAACGTTTTCCCAGACAACTGGAAGGTCCCACAGGATGGAGACTTTGACTTT TTGAAGAACCTGGACTTTGAGGAGCTGCAGCTGCGCCTGAGCGCGCTGGACCCCATGATGGAGCGGGAGATCGAGGAGCTGAGGCAGCGCTACACTGCCAAGAGACAGCCCATCCTGGACGCCATGGACGCCAAGAAACGACGGCAGCAGAACTTCTGA
- the stk3 gene encoding serine/threonine-protein kinase 3 isoform X1 yields MEPTAPKSKLKKLSEDSLTKQPEEVFDVLEKLGEGSYGSVFKAIHKESGQVVAIKQVPVESDLQEIIKEISIMQQCDSPYVVKYYGSYFKNTDLWIVMEYCGAGSVSDIIRLRNKTLTEDEIATILKSTLKGLEYLHFMRKIHRDIKAGNILLNTEGHAKLADFGVAGQLTDTMAKRNTVIGTPFWMAPEVIQEIGYNCVADIWSLGITSIEMAEGKPPYADIHPMRAIFMIPTNPPPTFRKPELWTDEFTDFVKKCLVKNPEQRATATQLLQHPFITNAKPVTILRDLILEAMEVKAKKQQEQQRELEEEEENSEEETEVDSHTMVKSGSEGAGTMRATSTMSDGAQTMIEHGSTMLEADLGTMVINSDDEEEDEDEGSMRRHTTPQQPLRPSFMDYFDKQDSNKAQERENYNHNQPQEPYHIAKNVFPDNWKVPQDGDFDFQLKNLDFEELQLRLSALDPMMEREIEELRQRYTAKRQPILDAMDAKKRRQQNF; encoded by the exons ATGGAGCCCACAGCCCCCAAAAG TAAGCTGAAAAAACTGAGTGAAGACAGTTTAACAAAACAGCCAGAAGAAGTTTTTGATGTTCTGGAAAAACTTGGAGAAGG CTCCTATGGCAGTGTGTTTAAAGCCATCCATAAGGAGTCAGGGCAAGTGGTGGCCATCAAGCAAGTGCCTGTGGAGTCTGACCTGCAGGAAATCATCAAGGAGATCTCCATCATGCAACAGTGTGACAG TCCCTATGTGGTGAAGTACTATGGCAGTTACTTTAAGAACACTGACCTGTGGATTGTCATGGAATACTGTGGAGCTGGCTCCGTCTCTGACATCATCAGGCTGCGCAATAAAACG CTGACTGAGGATGAGATAGCGACCATCCTCAAGTCCACCCTCAAGGGTTTGGAGTACCTCCACTTCATGAGGAAGATCCACAGAGACATCAAGGCTGGAAACATCCTCCTCAACACGGAGGGGCACGCCAAGCTGGCCGACTTTGGAGTGGCCGGGCAGCTAACG GACACCATGGCCAAGAGGAACACGGTGATCGGCACGCCCTTCTGGATGGCCCCCGAGGTGATCCAGGAGATCGGCTACAACTGCGTGGCAGACATCTGGTCCCTGGGGATCACCTCCATAGAGATGGCGGAGGGCAAGCCGCCCTACGCAGACATCCACCCCATGAGG GCTATCTTCATGATCCCCacaaacccccctcccaccttccgGAAGCCTGAGCTGTGGACAGACGAATTCACCGATTTTGTCAAGAAGTGTCTGGTGAAGAACCCTGAGCAGAGAGCCACTGCCACCCAGCTCTTACAA CACCCGTTCATCACCAACGCCAAGCCGGTGACCATCCTGAGGGACCTGATCTTGGAGGCCATGGAGGTGAAGGCCAAGAAacagcaggagcagcagagagagctggaggaggaggaggagaactcc GAGGAGGAAACGGAGGTGGACTCCCACACCATGGTGAAGTCGGGCTCCGAGGGGGCGGGCACCATGCGCGCCACCAGCACCATGAGCGACGGGGCCCAGACCATGATCGAGCACGGCAGCACCATGCTGGAGGCGGACCTGGGCACCATGGTCATCAACAGcgacgacgaggaggaggatgaagacgaAGGCTCCATGAGGA GACACACCACACCCCAGCAGCCGCTACGCCCGTCCTTCATGGACTACTTTGACAAGCAGGACTCAAACAAGGCCCAGGAGAGGGAGAACTACAACCACAATCAGCCCCAGGAGCCCTACCACATAGCCAAAAACGTTTTCCCAGACAACTGGAAGGTCCCACAGGATGGAGACTTTGACTTT caGTTGAAGAACCTGGACTTTGAGGAGCTGCAGCTGCGCCTGAGCGCGCTGGACCCCATGATGGAGCGGGAGATCGAGGAGCTGAGGCAGCGCTACACTGCCAAGAGACAGCCCATCCTGGACGCCATGGACGCCAAGAAACGACGGCAGCAGAACTTCTGA
- the LOC134041028 gene encoding 2-iminobutanoate/2-iminopropanoate deaminase-like, translating into MASLHRHIPYTPKAPIRQGVYSQAVVVDRTMYISGQLGLDTASGQLVEGGVQAQAKQALVNMGEILKTAGCTYDNVVKTTVLLADMNDFNNVNETYKQFFSKDFPARAAYQVAALPRGGLVEIEAVAVLGPLSDSGLAGQGTHKL; encoded by the exons ATGGCTTCTCTACATCGACATATTCCGTATACTCCAAAAGCCCCGATACGACAGGGAGTCTACAG CCAGGCAGTAGTGGTGGATAGGACCATGTACATCTCTGGACAGCTGGGATTGGACACTGCCTCTGGtcagctggtggagggaggtgtgcaGGCCCAAGCCAAACAG GCACTCGTCAACATGGGAGAGATCCTCAAAACTGCAGGGTGTACCTATGACAATG tGGTCAAGACAACTGTGTTGTTGGCAGACATGAATGACTTCAACAATGTCAATGAAACGTACAAGCAGT TTTTCAGCAAAGATTTCCCGGCGCGAGCAGCCTATCAGGTTGCTGCTCTTCCCAGA GGGGGTCTGGTGGAGATAGAAGCTGTCGCTGTATTGGGACCCCTCTCAGACTCCGGACTAGCTGGTCAGGGGACACATAAATTGTAA